In the genome of Drosophila kikkawai strain 14028-0561.14 chromosome 2R, DkikHiC1v2, whole genome shotgun sequence, the window GGCGCGCTGCACTCAGCGTTGGGAAGAACTCGGTGTTGGTTATGTCCGGGGCGGCGCGTCGAGGACGCAGGCCACCGCCGACGGAGCCGCCGCCCAGTGCGCTCCCCAAGCCAGCTTGCTGCTGCAAATACAAAAGAGAGTTACGGTAAGTTAATGGTTCGGATCGGGCAGCTGCCATCTCTACTCACGCTGTAACGTAACGCGGGTGAAACGTAGGCCTTGGACGATGGCTTTTCCACCTCCACCGGCACCGGGATCTGCATTACTTCCTCGGCGGGAATCACCTTCTTCCAGGGTCCGTGGCCGACGCGCTTCTCACCGGACTCGGCGTTGTCATAGCCGTTgctgtcctcctcctcctcgtcgtagCCGCCGCCATCGGGAGCGGTGGGGACACGGGCTGCCCGCGCTTCGGCGGATTCAGTGGCGGTTCTGCGATGAGGCGAGTTGCTTTAGAGAAGGCGAGTTTTGTGCAATGGTGCGATATTGATGGGTTAAACGGAAAGTGAAATGAAAGCCTCGAGCTCAGATTCGAGTGAAATAATCGTGATTTTGATACACACGCAAACGGGGGCAGGGGCAGAAACTCACATGGTGCTCAGCTGGCCTATCTTCAGGCCGCTGTAGTCCTtgcgctgctcctcctcgaaCTCTTTCCACTCCTCCTCCACGGGCTGTCAGGCGGATATAACAAGGGGGTTATGGTTATCCATTAGCTCTTACTTCATCATACCACAGAGAACACACTCACCGCAACGGACTCTGGCACCTTGGCGCTAGTCTCGTTttcgcctgctgctgctgctgccacgcCGCCAGCGACCGCTTCCGGTTTTTTGGGCTTGACGACCTCGCGCTTGCTGCCATCCTCCAGGCTCTTCACCAGCTCATCGGCAGTCACAAACTTGGTCGCCTTCTTGCCCTTCTTCTTGTCCTTTTTCGCAAAGAAATCGTCCAGCTCGGCCATGTTGCAGTTTATTTTAGGCGAATAAAATTTGCGACTTTTTCGACGGGAAATTTGGCGGTGTGACCAGACCACTGCAGTGGTGACACACTCTAAgctatcaatatatcgatttttGGTTATCGTTGAGCTACAAGTTGACGTCCGACTGGTTGTGAGCTCGACTGTCGATAAATCATATCCGGCGGTGGCGGTTAAATTCAAACAGGCACAATACTAACGGGCATTCAATTTTTTGCAACAATATTGGCAATATGCATAATTTAATGTGTGCAAAAATCACAGGAAAGACTAAGCACTGATTACCCATATTCGCGGCATTGGGCAACACGCGCCATTTGCATAGGAGATTGATAACCACCTAATTAAGTCGAACAAAGTGGAAATCAGCAACAACCGCCGTGGTGGCTGCGAATGCAAAGCTGGGCCATTGGCTATTGTGTAATGGACACCGCCGACTtcatccgatccgatccgtgGCCAAAGCTAATTTTGCATCCCTAATGCATATTCATGCCCAATATATCTAGAGCCCTGACGTCTCCTC includes:
- the LOC108072334 gene encoding protein CDV3 homolog isoform X1, yielding MAELDDFFAKKDKKKGKKATKFVTADELVKSLEDGSKREVVKPKKPEAVAGGVAAAAAGENETSAKVPESVAPVEEEWKEFEEEQRKDYSGLKIGQLSTINSPHRRTATESAEARAARVPTAPDGGGYDEEEEDSNGYDNAESGEKRVGHGPWKKVIPAEEVMQIPVPVEVEKPSSKAYVSPALRYSQQAGLGSALGGGSVGGGLRPRRAAPDITNTEFFPTLSAARPEEQRKKKNEPAFEEVRHGGRFQRVQEATSAPVAAANRFQSLDDEAS
- the LOC108072334 gene encoding protein CDV3 homolog isoform X3, which encodes MAELDDFFAKKDKKKGKKATKFVTADELVKSLEDGSKREVVKPKKPEAVAGGVAAAAAGENETSAKVPESVAPVEEEWKEFEEEQRKDYSGLKIGQLSTITATESAEARAARVPTAPDGGGYDEEEEDSNGYDNAESGEKRVGHGPWKKVIPAEEVMQIPVPVEVEKPSSKAYVSPALRYSQQAGLGSALGGGSVGGGLRPRRAAPDITNTEFFPTLSAARPEEQRKKKNEPAFEEVRHGGRFQRVQEATSAPVAAANRFQSLDDEAS
- the LOC108072334 gene encoding protein CDV3 homolog isoform X2, with amino-acid sequence MAELDDFFAKKDKKKGKKATKFVTADELVKSLEDGSKREVVKPKKPEAVAGGVAAAAAGENETSAKVPESVAPVEEEWKEFEEEQRKDYSGLKIGQLSTINSPHRRTATESAEARAARVPTAPDGGGYDEEEEDSNGYDNAESGEKRVGHGPWKKVIPAEEVMQIPVPVEVEKPSSKAYVSPALRYSQAGLGSALGGGSVGGGLRPRRAAPDITNTEFFPTLSAARPEEQRKKKNEPAFEEVRHGGRFQRVQEATSAPVAAANRFQSLDDEAS
- the LOC108072334 gene encoding protein CDV3 homolog isoform X4 yields the protein MAELDDFFAKKDKKKGKKATKFVTADELVKSLEDGSKREVVKPKKPEAVAGGVAAAAAGENETSAKVPESVAPVEEEWKEFEEEQRKDYSGLKIGQLSTITATESAEARAARVPTAPDGGGYDEEEEDSNGYDNAESGEKRVGHGPWKKVIPAEEVMQIPVPVEVEKPSSKAYVSPALRYSQAGLGSALGGGSVGGGLRPRRAAPDITNTEFFPTLSAARPEEQRKKKNEPAFEEVRHGGRFQRVQEATSAPVAAANRFQSLDDEAS